From the genome of Triticum aestivum cultivar Chinese Spring chromosome 3B, IWGSC CS RefSeq v2.1, whole genome shotgun sequence, one region includes:
- the LOC123069677 gene encoding uncharacterized protein, with translation MTQKQTMFKGQTKKKSIPPSRHGKAPHIRKGKRAVKPTKCTKDMDADKDLTKFINHANEIKAANKASKEGGDLSIVKSDADTSNSKQ, from the exons ATGACGCAGAAGCAGACCATGTTCAAGGGGCAGACCAAGAAGAAGTCCATCCCTCCCAGCCGCCATGGCAAGGCGCCCCACATCCGCAAAG GGAAGAGGGCCGTGAAGCCGACCAAGTGCACCAAGGACATGGACGCCGACAAG GACCTCACAAAGTTCATCAACCATGCTAATGAAATAAAAGCTGCAAATAAGGCTAGCAAAGAAGGTGGCGACCTCAGCATAGTGAAGTCCGACGCGGATACTTCCAACTCGAAGCAGTAG